Within Oribacterium sp. oral taxon 102, the genomic segment ACGGACAGCAGACGCTGGAGCGCCCGGAGCGCAGGAATGCGCTCCGGGGCACAGTCACGGAGCAGTGCCTCAGGAAGCGCCTCGGACAGCGGGCAGTAGAGGCCGATCAGCGCCCGGAGCCGTGTTGCAAAGCACTCGGGCAGCAGTCCCGCCGCCTGCTTCTGTTCGATCGCGCTGCTGTTTTTCTCAGAGATGTCCCGCAGCAGCTCCCGCCGCAGCCTCGAGGAAAGTGCAGCCTGCACGAGCAGCGCGTCGAGGAGCCCGAGGTCGGAGATCCGGAGGATATAGTCCGGCGAGAGCAGGGCGAGCGTACGGGCGGCAAGCGCCAGCATTTCTGCCTCCTCGTAGAGAGAGATCGTCCCGATGCACTCGACACCTGCCTGCGGGATCTCCCGGTAATGCCCGTCCTTCGGGCGGTAGACATTCTCATGGTAATAGAGCTTATCGAAGCCGTCGTTGTTTTTCAGGATGGACAGCGTGATATCTGGCTTCAGCGCGAGGAGGGTGCCGTCGAGATCCGTGAAGGTGATAAGCTGGGAGCTCTTCAGGAAGTCCCTGTTCTCTGCATAGAAGTCATACGCCTCGAACTTGGAGAGGCGGAAACGACGATAGCCCCAGCTTTCGAAGAGCGCATTCAGTTTTTCTTCCAGAAGCATACCGTTTCCTTTCTGCGCCGCGGCGCTGTCGGAGAGGGAAGCGTACCCGGGCTTTCCTACAGCGTTCCTTTGCTGGAAGGGATCCGATCCCGGAAACGGCTGTCCATAGAGACCGCGAGCCGCAGCGCCCTGCCGAGCGCCTTGAAGCCTGCCTCCGCGATATGGTGAGAATTTCTTCCCGCGAGCTGCCGGAGATGCAGGGTGATTTCGGCATTCATGGCGAAGGCGTTCATAAATTCCTCGATAAGCTCGCTGTCAAAACGGCCGATTTTCTCTGTAGGGAGGTCGAGCGCGTAGTGGAGTCCGCCTCGTCCGGAGAGGTCGAGTGCACAGAGCACCAGACTCTCGTCCATCGGGAGCAGGCAGCTTCCATAGCGCTGTATGCCCCGCTTGTCGCCGAGTGCTTCCCGTACAGCCTGTCCGAGGGCAATGCCGATATCCTCGACGGAGTGATGGTCGTCGACCTCGGTGTCTCCGTCACAGCTTAGCCGCAGCTCGATGCCGCTGTGACAGGAGAAGAGCGCCAGCATGTGATCGAGGAAGCCGATGCCGCTTTCAATTTGCGAGCTCTCTGCATCACCGTCCAGATCGAGAAAGAGCCGGACATCGGTTTCCCTCGTGCTGCGGCGCTTCTCCGCCGTCCGTGCTGTCTTCATAGGAGACCTCCTTTTTATCTGTCTTCAGGCTGCCGAGTCCCACGAGAGTGCCTTTTGAGGCACACGCCCATGGCACGTGCGTCATGAATAAATCAGTGTTTCCCTAGCAGTCTTCGAGGAGCTGTGCGAGCGTCTCGACCAGCCGCTCCATTTCTGCCTGCGTCCCGATGGTGATGCGGTTATAGTCCCGGGTGCGCTCTGCCGGAAAGTGCCGGACGAGGATTCCTCTCTCCCGCAGCGCGAGTGCGAGTGCCCTGCCGCCAAGCTGTCCGGAGCGGGCGAAAACGAAATTGCCGAGGCTGTCTGCTGCGGTGAAGCCGAGCTTCCGAAGCTCTCGCAGCGTCCATTCACGAATTCCGATGATTTTCCGGCAGTTTTCCGTGTAGTATTCCGGCTCCCGCAGCGCGGCTTCCCCTATGAGCTGGGACAGCGTGCTGATATTGTAGGGATTTCTGGAATTCCGGAGCCGCTCCAGATCCTGTATCAGCGGAGGGGAGCCGGCGGCGAAGCCGATTCGCGCGCCCGCAAGAGAGCGGCTTTTCGAGAAGGTCCGACAGACGACGAGATTCTCATATTCCCGGATCAGCGGCAGCGCGGATTGCCCGCCGAAGTCAACGTATGCCTCGTCTATGATGACGACATGATCCGGATTCCGGGAGAGCAGCGCGCGGATTTCTGTCTCCCCGAGGGCGAGCCCGGTGGGGGCGTTTGGATTGGCGAGGACGATACAGCGGTCATTCCTCTGATAATCCGAGGGATCGATGCGGAAGTCCTCCCGTACCGGCGTCACGCGGGCATCGAGCCGATGCAGCTCCGAGAGAACGGCATAGAAGCCATAGCTCACATCCGGAAACTGGATGCTGTCCTCGGCAAATGCCATGAAGCAGAGATCCAGCGCCTCATCGGAGCCGGCGGTTGGACAGAAGCAGTCCGCGGAGAGCCCGAGCTCTTTGAAGTGCTGTGCCAGTGCGGCTTTCAGTACAGCGTTGTCCGGATCCTCGTAGAGACGGAGATCTGCGGCCGCAGCGCAGGACAGCGCCGTCTGCACCTCGGGACCGGGCGGAAAGGGAGATTCATTCGTATTCAGCTTTAGATATTTTCTATCCTTCGGCTGCTCTCCGGGGACATAGGGGCAGAGAGAGCGGTAGCGGGAATTGAGGAAGACTGACATCTTTCCCTCCTTGCAATCAAACACATGCCTCTTCTTTACAGGGCACATAAGTTTTGCGAGACAACTCGATATCACTTTAATTTGATAATGTGTTATAGTGAACAGCATAACGTATTTTTCATGGCTTGTCAATCGAAAGCTTCTGTGGATTCCGCAATGTGCAAAAGTGCAAAACTATGTGGACAATTCCTGCCGAGCCCGAAAATATGCGGAGAAAGAGAGGCGGCTTGTCCACATTTTCTGCACAAATCCGCTGCTGAGGCAGTGACAGGCACGAGTTGGAGGGACAAAATGGCATGAAAATTCTTTTCCGGCTTGCTTTGCGGGAGAGTTTTCTTTATAATATTGATGCATGAGTCCCCGTCAGGCGGCATGGAGCCGCCGTGTATATACGGACGGATACGGCATTTTAGGAGGAAAAGTATCATGAAGAAGAGAATTCTGGCAGCTGTTATGGCGGCTGCAATGACAGCGTCTCTGGCGGCATGCGGTTCTTCGAATGCGACGAACAGCACGAGCGCGGCGGCTTCGCAGGCGGAGAGCACTGCTGAGACGGCTAAGGAAGAGACGAGTACAGCCGGAGCAGGTGCAAACAAGGACGCCTCAGATATCAAGATCGGCATCATCACCGATACCGGCGGCGTAAACGACGGTTCCTTCAACAGCTCTGCATGGCAGGGACTGCAGAGGGCGGAGAAGGATTTCGGGGTGCAGGTGAGCTATCTCGAGTCCCATACGGATGCGGACTACAAGCCGAATATCGAGAACTATGTGGATGAGGATTATGACATGATCATCTGCATCGGCTATGCGCTCGCGGATGCGCTGAAGGAGGAGGCGGAGGCGAATCCGGATAAGAGGTTCGCGATCGTGGACGATTCCTCTCTCGCAGATGAGGCGAACGTAACCTCTCTGATGTTCGAGCAGGCGCAGGCATCCTATCTCGTAGGCTATGTAGCAGGCAAGACCACGAAGTCCAACACCGTCGGCATCGTTCTCGGCATGAGCACGGATCTGATGAACCAGTTCGGCTACGGCTATACGGCGGGCGTGCTGGATGCCAATCCGGATGCGAAGGTGCTGCAGAACAATGCGAATTCCTTCTCGGATACCGCAGTAGGAAAGACCGCAGCCAACAACATGGTCGCACAGGGCGCGGACGTGATCTTCCATGCGGCAGGCGGCACCGGACTCGGCGTAATCGATGCGGCGAAGGAGGCGGGGATCTGGGCGATCGGCGTAGACTCCGATCAGAGCTCCATCGCACCGGAGACCATCCTGACCTCTGCGATGAAGAGAGTGGACAATGCCGTTTATGACGTGGCGAAGGCTACCGCCGACGGCAGCCTGACAGCAGGCGTGAAGACCTATTCTCTCGCGGACGAGGGCGTGGATCTGGCGCCGACGACCGACAATATTGATCCGGCTGTCCTCAAGGAGGTACAGGAGGTCAAGGCAAAGATCGTTTCCGGTGAGATCAGTGTTCCGAAGACCAAGGCGGAGTTCGAGGCGAAGTACGGTGACGTTTACGAGCTCGACTGATCCGCTGTGTTGCCGGGATTTGCAGAAAGCCTCTCTGCTTCGGCAGATTGCGAGGCGGTTTGCCTGAAAGCTTACTCGAATTTATAGAAAATATCTGAATTTCAGCTCCTGTTTCATAGAGAACAGGAGCTTTTTGTGATATAGTATATAACTGAACGTGATAGCAGTGAAGATGGGGGAAATTGTAAGGCAATGGAGTAATTCGAATTTTTGCTTCATGCCGAGATGTAAAAACAGGGTAGTAAGACAGAGGCAGATCAGAGAGGAAGACATAATGAAAGAGCTTTCTATGGAATATGTAGAGCGAATCCGGGAGGAGATGCTGGAGACGGTGAAGTCCGCGACACTTACGCATGAGCAGAAGGTCGCGACGATGGCGAACAAGGCGGATGCGCTGCTTTTGCCGCTTACCCTCCCGGAGGGACTTGCAGAGCTCAAGGATCAGCCGATCGAGACACAGTGCATCTGCGACCTCTTCGAGGGAAATGCGCCGCTGCGTCCGCGGTACATCATCCCGGACTATGCGAAGCTGATGCAAGAGGGCTCGCGATTCCTGCATCTGGAGCCGCCGAAGGATCTCTTCGAAGCGATCAACGCACTGGAGATTTTCTATCGGCATGTGCCCTCGGTCACGAATTTTCCGGTTTATGTTGGACAGCTCGACGAGCTGCTGGAACCCTTCGTGCAGAATATCGACGAGACGCTCGCCTACAAGCTGATTCGCCTGTTCTTTATCCAGATGGATCGGACGATTCTGGATTCCTTTTCCCACGGCAATATCG encodes:
- a CDS encoding ATP phosphoribosyltransferase regulatory subunit; its protein translation is MLLEEKLNALFESWGYRRFRLSKFEAYDFYAENRDFLKSSQLITFTDLDGTLLALKPDITLSILKNNDGFDKLYYHENVYRPKDGHYREIPQAGVECIGTISLYEEAEMLALAARTLALLSPDYILRISDLGLLDALLVQAALSSRLRRELLRDISEKNSSAIEQKQAAGLLPECFATRLRALIGLYCPLSEALPEALLRDCAPERIPALRALQRLLSVFGIAERVYLDFSLINSMDYYNGILFQGAVPRIPFPVLSGGRYDRLSRKMGKDTGAIGFAVYMDLALNYLPAERKQEETLLLSYTEEDAAERLAAAAGALRARGFSVRTVPHASLSAARRFPACRVLSIAEAENL
- a CDS encoding BMP family lipoprotein, giving the protein MKKRILAAVMAAAMTASLAACGSSNATNSTSAAASQAESTAETAKEETSTAGAGANKDASDIKIGIITDTGGVNDGSFNSSAWQGLQRAEKDFGVQVSYLESHTDADYKPNIENYVDEDYDMIICIGYALADALKEEAEANPDKRFAIVDDSSLADEANVTSLMFEQAQASYLVGYVAGKTTKSNTVGIVLGMSTDLMNQFGYGYTAGVLDANPDAKVLQNNANSFSDTAVGKTAANNMVAQGADVIFHAAGGTGLGVIDAAKEAGIWAIGVDSDQSSIAPETILTSAMKRVDNAVYDVAKATADGSLTAGVKTYSLADEGVDLAPTTDNIDPAVLKEVQEVKAKIVSGEISVPKTKAEFEAKYGDVYELD
- the hisB gene encoding imidazoleglycerol-phosphate dehydratase HisB gives rise to the protein MKTARTAEKRRSTRETDVRLFLDLDGDAESSQIESGIGFLDHMLALFSCHSGIELRLSCDGDTEVDDHHSVEDIGIALGQAVREALGDKRGIQRYGSCLLPMDESLVLCALDLSGRGGLHYALDLPTEKIGRFDSELIEEFMNAFAMNAEITLHLRQLAGRNSHHIAEAGFKALGRALRLAVSMDSRFRDRIPSSKGTL
- a CDS encoding pyridoxal phosphate-dependent aminotransferase, translating into MSVFLNSRYRSLCPYVPGEQPKDRKYLKLNTNESPFPPGPEVQTALSCAAAADLRLYEDPDNAVLKAALAQHFKELGLSADCFCPTAGSDEALDLCFMAFAEDSIQFPDVSYGFYAVLSELHRLDARVTPVREDFRIDPSDYQRNDRCIVLANPNAPTGLALGETEIRALLSRNPDHVVIIDEAYVDFGGQSALPLIREYENLVVCRTFSKSRSLAGARIGFAAGSPPLIQDLERLRNSRNPYNISTLSQLIGEAALREPEYYTENCRKIIGIREWTLRELRKLGFTAADSLGNFVFARSGQLGGRALALALRERGILVRHFPAERTRDYNRITIGTQAEMERLVETLAQLLEDC